From Micromonas commoda chromosome 3, complete sequence, a single genomic window includes:
- a CDS encoding aryl-alcohol dehydrogenase related protein (Predicted oxidoreductases (related to aryl-alcohol dehydrogenases) [Energy production and conversion]), producing the protein MKPATVLSSSVAPVGVSRSRAAPRRAAVAARASTDAAATTPAAGVGNTFRTATDRVTLGTSDLSVAATGAGAWAWGDRSGYWGSDWEGDRAKNLDAYMTLLAGGVDFIDTAEVYGFGKSEELIREFMRDTAADATLAPPLLATKFAPIPFRFRAEDVPNALRASMARMGVRKVALYMQHWPAFGLPGVTEACNDAFLEGLCLCYERGLCRAVGVSNFNAERVKRAAKKFKERGVPFASNQIQYSLAYRAPETDTGVIDACVECGVTPVAYSPMAQGLLTGKYSAASPLGEGVKATGPRARILSEEKLASADALVDLMREIGRNHGGVTPAQIAVNYCMTKGTVPIPGAKDARQAEAVVGCLGWRLDEAEVAELEAAAALVPSTPGAPFERW; encoded by the coding sequence ATGAAGCCCGCCACCgtcctctcctcctccgtcgcgcccgtcggcgtatcgcgttcgcgcgccgcgcctcgtcgcgccgcggtggccgctcgcgcctccacggacgccgccgcgacgacccccgccgcgggcgtcggcaaCACGTTCAGGACCGCCACGGATCGAGTGACGCTCGGCACGAGCGacctctccgtcgcggccaccggcgcgggcgcgtgggCGTGGGGCGACCGCAGCGGCTACTGGGGCTCCGACTGGGAGGGCGACCGCGCCAAGAACCTCGACGCCTACATGACGCTACTCGCGGGAGGCGTCGACTTCATCGACACCGCCGAGGTGTACGGCTTCGGCAAGTCGGAGGAGCTCATCCGCGAGTTCATGAGGGACacagccgcggacgccacgctCGCACCGCCGCTCCTCGCCACCAAGTTCGCGCCGATCCCCTTCCGcttccgcgccgaggacgtccccAACGCGCTCAGGGCGTCCATGGCCCGCATGGGCGTCAGGAAGGTGGCGCTCTACATGCAGCACTGGCCCGCGTTTGGACTTCCGGGCGTCACCGAGGCGTGCAACGACGCGTTCCTCGAGGGCCTCTGCCTGTGCTACGAGCGAGGCCTGTgccgcgcggtgggcgtcTCAAACTTcaacgccgagcgcgtcaaacgcgcggcgaagaagttTAAGGAACGCGGCgtgccgttcgcgtccaacCAGATCCAGTACTCTTTGGCGTACCGAGCGCCAGAGACGGACACCGGCGTCATTGACGCGTGTGTCGAATGCGGCGTCACCCCGGTGGCCTACTCTCCGATGGCGCAGGGGCTGCTCACGGGTAAGTactccgccgccagcccgctcggcgagggagtcAAGGCGACGGGACCGAGGGCGAGGATCCTCAGCGAGGAAAagctggcgtccgcggatgCGCTCGTCGACCTGATGAGGGAGATCGGGCGcaaccacggcggcgtcacccCCGCGCAGATCGCGGTGAACTACTGCATGACCAAGGGCACGGTGCCCATCCCGGGCGCGAAGGACGCCAGGCAGGCGGAGGCTGTCGTCGGTTGCCTCGGGTGGAGGCTCGATGAGGCCGAGGTGGCCGagttggaggcggcggcggcgttggtgccgtcgacgcccggcgcTCCGTTTGAGAGGTGGTGA
- a CDS encoding hypothetical protein (Protein of unknown function (DUF1077). This family consists of several hypothetical eukaryotic proteins of unknown function. expressed; conserved uncharacterized DUF1077 protein cupA54), with protein sequence MDAKWRLDFADASTSGNNAPVNPPGYASLRELGDVDAPAKGKADAPKGGVVAPGGALTSAARQQKAYQFAMSQVQAIGMTGFMMYMAGSGVQIFSMMVVGNGLFQPIKAIASSGKIFEPYADASTDVTGPRALFCAIQLAGLAMALYKLNSMGLLPTHASDWVSGMKPPTPVEHAYGGTTL encoded by the exons ATGGACGCGAAGTGGCGACTAGatttcgccgacgcgagcacgtcCGGGAACAACGCACCGGTGAACCCACCGGGGTACGCGTCGCTGCGAGAGCTCGGG GACGTCGATGCCCCCGCGAAGGgcaaggcggacgcgcccaagggcggcgtcgtcgcgcccggcggcgcgctgacttccgcggcgcgccagcAGAAGGCGTACCAGTTTGCCATGTCGCAGGTGCAGGCGATCGGGATGACGGGGTTCATGATGTACATGGCCGGGAGCGGCGTGCAGATCTTCTCCATGATGGTCGTGGGTAACGGCCTGTTCCAGCCCATCAAGGCCATAGCGTCGAGCGGTAAGATCTTCGAGCCGTACGCGGATGCGAGCACGGACGTGACGGGCCCGCGGGCGCTGTTTTGCGCCATCCAgctcgccgggctcgcgatggcgctgTACAAGCTGAACAGCATGGGCCTGCTACCCACGCACGCGAGCGACTGGGTCAGCGGGATGAAGCCTCCCACGCCGGTGGAGCACGCGTACGGAGGGACCACGCTGTAG
- a CDS encoding predicted protein, which translates to MRYIPHKRGKPSRWVREAAGNDDVEGIDAALDAASNKDEALNKGDIMGRTALHWAAGRGRVDAVRHLLALGARVKISGMHHTPLHDLAESGAAAAPTLVQELVEAAPWQLTYKDNTGAMPVDRAKSAGQRQMVRALESAAMMVTGAERAMMSRHTHSFLPSCLSVATISLDSPGSSVTRPLLEGA; encoded by the coding sequence atgagGTACATCCCCCACAAGAGAGGCAAACCCTCGCGCTGGGTGCGCGAGGCTGCCGgaaacgacgacgtcgagggcatcgacgccgcgctcgacgcggcgagcaacAAGGACGAAGCTTTGAACAAGGGCGATATTATGGGCAGGACCGCTCTCCActgggcggcgggacggggcCGGGTCGATGCGGtgcgccacctcctcgctCTCGGGGCCAGGGTCAAGATCTCCGGCATGCACCACACCCCGCTCCACGACCTcgcggagagcggcgcggctgccgcgccgacgctcgtgCAGGAACTCGTGGAGGCCGCGCCCTGGCAGCTCACGTACAAGGACAACACCGGCGCCATGCCTGTGGACAGGGCGAAAAGCGCGGGGCAGCGCCAGATggttcgcgcgctcgagtccgCCGCCATGAtggtcaccggcgcggagcgcgcgatgaTGAGTCGCCACACGCACTCGTTCCTGCCTTCGTGCCtgtccgtcgcgacgatcaGCCTCGACTCGCCCGGTAGCAGCGTCACCAGGCCGCTGCTGGAGGGGGCGTGA
- a CDS encoding predicted protein: MSYARPKRGKPERWVREAAGNDDVEGIDAALDAAKDRERLLNKGDFVGRTALHWAAGRGRADAVRHLLALGARVKLSGNQASPLHDLAASGSPNAPALVQDLLAAAPWQLTHRDNMGHYPVDKARDVGDKSMALALDALMMTVVGKRGPTAKPRTPSSWMPSCMSAGKARGIVGSDERPLLEGAARA; this comes from the coding sequence atgaGTTACGCTCGCCCTAAACGGGGTAAACCCGAGCGCTGGGTGCGCGAGGCTGCCGgcaacgacgacgtcgagggcatcgacgccgcgctcgacgccgcgaaagACAGGGAACGGCTTCTGAACAAGGGGGACTTCGTCGGCAGGACCGCTCTCCACTGGGCAGCGGGACGGGGCCGggccgacgcggtgcgccacctcctcgcgctcggggcCAGGGTCAAGCTCTCCGGCAACCAGGCGAGCCCGCTCCACGacctggcggcgagcggctcgcccaacgcgccggcgctcgtgCAGGATCTCCTCGCTGCCGCGCCCTGGCAGCTCACGCACCGCGATAACATGGGTCACTACCCCGTCGACAAGGCGAGGGACGTGGGTGACAAATCcatggcgctcgcgctcgacgcgttgATGATGACGGTCGTCGGCAAGCGCGGACCGACCGCTAAACCCCGCACTCCCAGCTCGTGGATGCCGTCGTGCATGTCCGCGGGGAAAGCGCGCGGAATCGTGGGAAGCGACGAGAGGCCGCTGCTGGAAGGGGCGGCACGCGCGTGA
- a CDS encoding predicted protein: MGALEDLVASHLGGFSPEGGVHLPNTPGYDACLLSAGAANYACLHERRRPPVALQPARESDVVLAVRFVTAGIERGLWPEGGRVDGSPDGGDGVPLTLCGGGHSELCVRHGAVLIHFGRMASVSCDPAAGTVTIAPGALLGAMNEAAQNHGLAVPTGVFAGVGVGSILAGGIGRLARARGLSVHSVVAMRVVTADGEIHVLGEGTHMDGLARDMWWGCRGAAAALGVVTSVTLRAAPIAPTVSHGRRIYPTFADAPDAAARLRRIETIARALPEATQVDVCVTRAAGGGGGGVRIGVFPCATDGGDVPADVVASLELTPRHVTRSRYCDVPYHSMLPDDELDDESAPGDDESAPGDDGTPSQATPGMFSYVRQWFVDELGEIGAAAVAAAAAAAPTDDSLVMMQHAGGAVRRGGRPADDDDAPADDDLSFPHRQWEWSVVIIALWTDPSSRARTTAEAWADDAFESLRGCGVGCYAVDIDRFRRSGADAEEEVKLAFGEVNAARLRELKRRVDPMNVFAAAVPL; this comes from the coding sequence atGGGAGCCCTCGAagacctcgtcgcgtcgcatcTCGGGGGTTTCAgccccgagggcggcgttcACCTCCCAAACACGCCCGGATACGACGCGTGCCTgctctccgcgggcgcggccaATTACGCGTGCCTCCACGAGCGAAGGCGACCTCCGGTGGCGCTccagcccgcgcgcgagagcgacgTCGTGCTGGCGGTTCGCTTCGTCACCGCGGGGATCGAGCGCGGTCTCTGGCCCGAGGGAGGGAGGGTGGACGGGTCCccggacgggggcgacggcgtgccccTCACGCTGTGCGGCGGAGGGCACTCCGAGCTGTGCGTGCGCCACGGCGCGGTCCTCATCCACTTCGGCCGGATGGCTTCCGTGTCgtgcgacccggcggcggggacggtgacgatcgccccgggcgcgctcctcggggcGATGAACGAGGCCGCGCAAAATCACGGCCTCGCGGTGCCCACCGGAGtcttcgcgggcgtcggcgtgggaTCGATCCTGGCGGGAGGCATcggacgcctcgcgcgcgcccgggggcTCTCCGTCcacagcgtcgtcgccatgcgagtcgtcaccgccgacggcgaaaTCCACGTCCTGGGCGAGGGCACGCACATGGACGGGCTCGCGAGGGACATGTGGTGGGGatgtcgcggcgccgccgccgcgctcggcgtcgtcaccaGCGTCACGCTCAGagccgcgcccatcgcgcccacCGTCTCCCACGGCCGACGGATCTACCCgaccttcgccgacgcccccgacgccgccgcgcgcctaCGACGAATCGAAacgatcgcccgcgcgcttccCGAGGCGACGCAGGTGGACGTGTGCGTGACccgagcggcgggcggcggcggcggcggggtcagGATCGGCGTGTTTCCctgcgcgacggacggcggcgacgtccccgccgacgtaGTCGCGAGCCTCGAGTTGACGCCCCGGCACGTGACGCGTTCGAGGTACTGCGACGTTCCCTACCACAGCATGCTTCCGGATGACGAGTTGGACGAcgagtcggcacccggggacgacgagtcggcacccggggacgacgggacgCCGTCCCAGGCGACTCCCGGGATGTTCTCCTACGTGCGCCAGTGGTTTGTggatgagctcggcgagatcggcgccgccgccgtcgccgccgccgccgccgccgcgcccaccgacGACTCGCTCGTCATGATGCAgcacgcgggaggcgcggtgcggcggggcgggaggcccgcggacgacgacgacgcccccgccgacgacgatctcTCGTTTCCGCATCGTCAGTGGGAGTGGAGCGTGGTGATCATCGCGCTGTGGACGGACCCgagttcgcgcgcgcggacgacggcggaggcttgggccgacgacgccttcgagtCGCTCAGGGGATGCGGGGTGGGGTGCTACGCGGTGGACATCGACAGGTTCCGACGGTCGGGGGctgacgcggaggaggaggtgaagcTCGCGTTTGGCGAggtcaacgcggcgcggctgagGGAGCTGAAGCGGCGGGTCGACCCGATGAACGTCTTtgccgcggcggttccgCTGTGA